GATGATCGGCGCCGCCCGTGCGGCGACCGTGGCGGCACCGCCGCTGGGCAACGAGGCATACGAGCGTTTCTGCACCGGGCTGGCCCGCCGGCTGACGACGGAGTGGCCGCGGATCTGCGCGGCGAACGACGTCGACGTCGGCCGGGCAAGGGAGGCGGGACTGCCCGCCGTGCTCGTCGACCGGCTCCGGCTGACCGACGACCACCTAGCCGATCTGGTGACCCTTACGTCGACGGTCGCCGGGGAGATGCGGGAGCTGACCCGCCGCCCGCCGGGCACCCCGATCGGCGACTGGGGGGTGCGCCACCGCGTGCCGCGGCCGCTGGGCGTGGTGCTGATGATCTTCGAGGCCCGCCCGACCGTCACCGTCGAAGGCGCGCTGCTCAACGCGGCGGCCGGGAACGCGGTGATCCTGCGTGGTGGCAAGGAGATCGCGCGGACGAACGCCGCGCTCGGCGCCGCCGTCACCGCCGCACTGGCGGACGCGGGGCTGCCCGCGGGCCTGGTCACCGTGCTGGACGACCCCAGCCGCTCGCTGCTGCGGGACCTGCTTCGCCGTCCCGACGCGATCGACGTGCTCATCCCCCGCGGGAGCCCGTCCCTGATCGACTACTGCCACCGCGCGAGCACCATCCCGGTGCTGGC
This window of the Amycolatopsis balhimycina FH 1894 genome carries:
- a CDS encoding glutamate-5-semialdehyde dehydrogenase, with the protein product MVDKMIGAARAATVAAPPLGNEAYERFCTGLARRLTTEWPRICAANDVDVGRAREAGLPAVLVDRLRLTDDHLADLVTLTSTVAGEMRELTRRPPGTPIGDWGVRHRVPRPLGVVLMIFEARPTVTVEGALLNAAAGNAVILRGGKEIARTNAALGAAVTAALADAGLPAGLVTVLDDPSRSLLRDLLRRPDAIDVLIPRGSPSLIDYCHRASTIPVLASGGGVNHLYVHRSAELAQAVAIALDSKLPAPAGCTSLEIALVDRPVADEFVAALLDGARQDGRPLTIRVGEGLRQPETTGQWRVEALAEHDLGREFLDSTVGVVAVDSPDEAVEFIQRHGSGHSEAIAATDPVVTGEFTDRVDAATIVINGSLRLNDGPTLELGSEIAISTSRLHARGPITLAALVNYCWVIEANGRLREAS